The proteins below come from a single Diadema setosum chromosome 21, eeDiaSeto1, whole genome shotgun sequence genomic window:
- the LOC140244645 gene encoding heparan-sulfate 6-O-sulfotransferase 1-A-like: MPPFHALLRKWRYGLLLTLILTLGFVLYSCSMEGGRYAPIADNRHSAPYIPAGDISSYVGRHRFPESSLDRRLDFNINGNDVMVFLHMQKTGGTTFGKHLTRDLDLSSPCECSKSKKRCNCYRPSSRHQFWLFSRLSTGWMCGLHADWTELHACVPDAMDRKEKIKVRRRYFYITVVRNPVNRYISEWRHTQRGATWKSSRLMCGGREATEKEIPPCFTSTTWMGVTLKDFMACPSNLAHNRQTRMLADLTLVGCYNHSGLSTAEYERILLASAKANLESMAFFGLTDHQRELQYLFERTFRMSFRADLMQHNLTIANASPVQDGELELVKAKNHLDMELYAFAKDLFFQRYKHMKDLERKEAQKTNSPIS, encoded by the exons ATGCCTCCATTTCACGCTCTCCTGCGCAAGTGGCGTTATGGCTTACTTCTCACTCTCATCCTCACGTTGGGTTTCGTGCTCTACAGCTGCTCCATGGAGGGAGGGCGCTATGCCCCTATCGCAGACAACAGACACTCTGCCCCTTACATCCCCGCCGGCGACATCAGCTCGTACGTCGGCCGCCACCGCTTCCCGGAGTCCTCGCTGGACCGCCGGCTGGACTTCAACATCAACGGCAACGACGTCATGGTCTTCCTGCACATGCAGAAGACAGGCGGGACGACGTTCGGCAAGCACCTCACGCGGGACCTGGACCTCAGCTCGCCCTGCGAGTGCAGCAAGTCCAAGAAGCGCTGCAACTGTTACCGGCCATCCAGCCGCCACCAGTTTTGGCTCTTCAGCCGCCTCTCCACCGGCTGGATGTGCGGCCTCCATGCTGACTGGACGGAGCTCCACGCCTGCGTCCCGGACGCCATGGACAGAAAGGAAAAGATCAAAGTTCGAAGGAG ATATTTCTACATCACCGTAGTGCGCAACCCTGTCAATCGCTACATCAGCGAGTGGAGGCACACGCAGCGGGGAGCGACCTGGAAGTCGTCGCGCCTGATGTGCGGAGGACGCGAGGCCACGGAGAAGGAGATCCCGCCGTGCTTCACGAGCACCACGTGGATGGGGGTGACCCTGAAGGACTTCATGGCCTGCCCTTCCAACTTGGCCCACAACCGACAGACCCGCATGCTGGCCGACCTGACGCTGGTCGGCTGCTACAACCACTCGGGGCTCTCCACGGCCGAGTACGAGCGCATCCTGCTGGCgtcggccaaggccaacctggAGAGCATGGCCTTCTTTGGCCTGACGGACCACCAGCGCGAACTCCAGTACCTCTTCGAGCGCACCTTCCGCATGTCGTTCCGCGCCGACCTCATGCAGCACAACCTGACCATCGCCAACGCCTCGCCCGTCCAGGATGGGGAGCTGGAACTGGTCAAGGCCAAGAACCACTTGGACATGGAGCTGTACGCGTTTGCCAAGGACCTGTTCTTCCAGCGATACAAGCACATGAAGGACCTTGAGCGAAAGGAAGCCCAGAAAACAAATAGCCCCATCAGCTAG